The stretch of DNA GCTCCATCCCCATGAACTTCGACCGCTCCCAGCGCCCGGCGTGGAGCGACTGGTCGGCGGGGGCGACGTTGCGGGCCAGGGCGCACATCAGCGCCACCGCGTGCTCGGCGGCGGCGATGGTGTTGCCGGTGGGGGCGTTGAGCACCAGCACCCCGTGGCGGGTGGCGGCGTCGATGTCGATGTTGTCGACGCCGACGCCGGCGCGGCCGACCACCTTGAGATTGGTGCCGGCGGCGAGCACGTCGGCGGTGACCTTGGTCTCGCTGCGCACCACCAGGGCGTCGTAGCCGGGGATGCGCTCGATCAGCTCCTCGCGGCTCAGCCCGGTGGCGACGTCGACCTCGCCGGCGGCGCGGAGCCGCGCGACCCCGTCCTCGGCGATGGGGTCGGCGACGAGGATGCGGCAGGTGCCGAGGGGCAGCTGGGTCACGGAACGCGCCTCGGCGGTGGTCATCGGCCGGCGCCCGCGGGCTCGGGAGCCGCCTCGGTGCCGCGCACCACCCGCTGCGCCGCCGCCACCGTCAGCCCCACCCGGCTGAGCAGGCCGTGGTCGGCCAGCCCCTGCTCGACGGTGGCGAGGATGGAGTAGGCGTCGCGCTCCTCGACGAAGCCGAGGTGGCCGACCCGGAAGATGCGGCCGGCGAGCTGTCCCTGGCCGCCGGCGAGCACCAGGCCGTGACGGGTGCGCAGCGCCGCCAGGAAGGCCTTGAGCTGCTCCGGCGACGCCGCCGGCGAGTGCACCGCGGTGACCGCGTTGCTCCGGTGCGACTCCGGGGCGACCAGCCGGAGGCCGATCGCGACCAGGCCGGCGCGGATCATGTCGGCGACCCGCTGATGGCGGGCGAAGACGTTCTCCAGCCCCTCCTCGCGGAGCATCGCCAGCCCCTCCTGGAGCGCGTACATGACGCTCAGCGGAGGCGTGGTGAAGGTGGTGCCCTGGTCGATGAAGCCCTTCTGGCGGGCGAAGTCGAAGTAGAAGCTGGGGCAGCGCGCCGCCGCCGCGGCCTGGTAGCCGGCCGGGCTCACGGCGATCATGGCCAGCCCGGGAGGCGCCATCCACCCCTTCTGCGAGGCGGTGACCACCACGTCGAGGCCGAGCTCGTCGACCGGCAGCGGCATCACCCCGGCGCCGCTGACGCTGTCGACGGCGAGCAGCTTGCCCCGCCCCTTCACCACCGCGGCGATCGCCCGCATGTCGTTGACCACGCCGGTCGACGTCTCGTTGTGGGTGACGCAGACCTTCTCGATCTCGGGATGCTGGGCAAGCACCCGGTCGACGTCCTCGGGGTCGAGCGCCTCGCCCCAGGGCACCTCGAGCCGCACCGGCTCGACCCCGTAGGCGGTGGCGATGTCGGCCCAGCGGTCGCCGAAGCTGCCGATGCTGCAGAAGAGCCCGGCCTCGCCGGGGCTGAAAAGGTTCGCGACCGCCGCCTCCAGGCCGCCGGTGCCGCTGGCGGGGAACAGGAGGATGTCGTTCTCGGTCTGCAGCCCCCAGCGCAGCCCGTCGACGAGGTCTCGGATGATCACGGCGGCGTCGGGGCCGCGATGGTTGATCATCGGCCGCGCCGCGGAGCGCATCACCCGCTCCGGGATCGGCGTCGGACCGGGGACGCGAAGCTGCTGCTCGAAAGCCATGGCACTCCGATGAGAGGGGTTGTCGGCCGGGGCCAGTGTACTTGGGACGCCGGCTTCGTCGACCCCGCGGGCGGGGGTGACGGCGGGGATGCCGCCGTCCCCCCGAGCCCTCAGCGGACGTCGGCGGTGAAGGGCAGGAGCGCCATGTGGCGGGCGCGCTTGAGGGCCACGGTGAGCAGCCGCTGGTGGCGCGCGCAGGTGCCCGTCATCCGCCGGGGCAGGATCTTGGCGCGGTCGGTGAGGTAGCGCCGCAGGCGCGAGACCTCCTTGTAGTCGATGTGGTCCACGTGCTCCAGGCAGAAGGAGCACACCTTGCGATGGCGGCGGCGGTCGTAGTCAGGCATGCGTCTCTCTAGAAGGGAATGTCGTCGGGATCGACGTCGCCGCCGCCGCCGGGCACCGGTGCGGGACGGCCGGAGCCCATCGGGGCGTCACCGCCCATCTGGGCGCCGTCCTGGCGGCTGTCGATGAACTGGATGTCCTGGGCGTTGATCTCGGTCTTGGAGCGCTTCTGCCCGCTCTGCTGGTCGTCCCAGGAGCGGGTCTGGAGGCGGCCCTCCACGTACACGAGGCGCCCCTTCTGCAGGTACTGCCCGCAGAGCTCGGCGAGCTTGCGGTTGCCCTGGTTCCAGACCACGACGTCGTGGAACTCGGTGAACTCGCGCCGCTCGCCCGACGCCGGATCCTGCCCGTAGCGGTTGGTGGCCAGGCCCAGCTGGCACACCGCGGTGCCGCTGGGCGTGTAGCGGAGCTCGGGGTCGCGGGTCAGGCGACCGATGAGCATCACCCGGTTCAGGGACCCGGCCATCAGCGCTCCTCCCGCGTCTCGTCCTCGTCGCCGGCGGCGGCGAGCTCGAGGTCCTCGATCTCGCCCTCCTCGATCTCGACCTCCTCGGCGTCGATCTCGCCCGAGACCGCCACGCCGTCGCCGGCCTCCTCCTCGGCGGCGGCGGCGCCCCGGTCGCGACGACCCTCCCTCGGCTCGGCCTCGGGGGGCTTGGGGACGGCGATCGTGATCATGTGGCGGATCACGTGGTCACTGATGCGCAGGGCGCGCTCCAGCTCTTTGACACTGGATCCGTCGCCCCGGAACTCGACGATCACGTAGTGACCGTCGCGCAGCCCGGCGATCTCGTAGGCGAGACGCCGCTTGCCCCAGGGGGTGGTGGTGGTCACCTCCCCGCCCTGGCCCTCGACCAGGGTCTGGACGGCCTCCACGGCGCCGCGCAGCCCGTCCTCGTCGAGGTCGGGGCGGACGACATACATCAACTCGTACTCGCGCAGCACGCGCGGCACCTCCTTTCCCATGGCCTTCGACGCCCGGTCGACGCCGGGCGCAGGAAAGCGGTCTCCCCCCGCGGTCGCGGGGCGAGGGCGAGGATAGCAGTGTCGGGTGGGCGGGGCCCGGAGCCGGCCCTCAGTCCAGCCGGAAGGTCTTCGGCAGGGTGGTCAGGTTCCGGTGCCCATCCTCGGTCACCACCACCAGGTCCTCGATGCGGATGCCGCCGAGGCCGGGGTGGTAGAGGCCGGGCTCGACCGTGACCACGTCGCCCACCTCCAGGGTGACGTCGACGTCGCCGACGCGGGGGTACTCGTGGATCTCCAGCCCCAGGCCGTGGCCGGTGCCGTGGATGAACCTCGCCTCCGACTCGATGTGCCGGTA from Candidatus Dormiibacterota bacterium encodes:
- a CDS encoding alanine--glyoxylate aminotransferase family protein, coding for MAFEQQLRVPGPTPIPERVMRSAARPMINHRGPDAAVIIRDLVDGLRWGLQTENDILLFPASGTGGLEAAVANLFSPGEAGLFCSIGSFGDRWADIATAYGVEPVRLEVPWGEALDPEDVDRVLAQHPEIEKVCVTHNETSTGVVNDMRAIAAVVKGRGKLLAVDSVSGAGVMPLPVDELGLDVVVTASQKGWMAPPGLAMIAVSPAGYQAAAAARCPSFYFDFARQKGFIDQGTTFTTPPLSVMYALQEGLAMLREEGLENVFARHQRVADMIRAGLVAIGLRLVAPESHRSNAVTAVHSPAASPEQLKAFLAALRTRHGLVLAGGQGQLAGRIFRVGHLGFVEERDAYSILATVEQGLADHGLLSRVGLTVAAAQRVVRGTEAAPEPAGAGR
- the rpsF gene encoding 30S ribosomal protein S6 — translated: MPRVLREYELMYVVRPDLDEDGLRGAVEAVQTLVEGQGGEVTTTTPWGKRRLAYEIAGLRDGHYVIVEFRGDGSSVKELERALRISDHVIRHMITIAVPKPPEAEPREGRRDRGAAAAEEEAGDGVAVSGEIDAEEVEIEEGEIEDLELAAAGDEDETREER
- the rpsR gene encoding 30S ribosomal protein S18 produces the protein MPDYDRRRHRKVCSFCLEHVDHIDYKEVSRLRRYLTDRAKILPRRMTGTCARHQRLLTVALKRARHMALLPFTADVR
- the ssb gene encoding single-stranded DNA-binding protein codes for the protein MAGSLNRVMLIGRLTRDPELRYTPSGTAVCQLGLATNRYGQDPASGERREFTEFHDVVVWNQGNRKLAELCGQYLQKGRLVYVEGRLQTRSWDDQQSGQKRSKTEINAQDIQFIDSRQDGAQMGGDAPMGSGRPAPVPGGGGDVDPDDIPF